In Porites lutea chromosome 7, jaPorLute2.1, whole genome shotgun sequence, a single window of DNA contains:
- the LOC140943465 gene encoding ribosome quality control complex subunit NEMF-like, with the protein MKSRFTTVDICAIITELRESLLGMRVANVYDIDNKTYLIRLGKTDTKVMLLIESGNRINTTDFEWPKNMMPSGFSMKCRKHIRSRRLVNITQLGVDRIVDLQFGSDEAAYHLIVELYDRGNVVLTDFEYTILSLLRTRTDTEDVRFAVREKYPIHSARQREPMMNQERLGEILAECKEGTELKKILNPHFVYGAALIEHCLIEEGFPGNVKTGAEFDIDHDLPRVMAALKRADGFLDIALTEKCKGVIVQKREKKPSSMATDKGTQDELLTYQEFYPFLLEQHKKGPYVEFPSFDKAVDEFFSKMEGQKIDLKALSQEKTALKKLENVRNDHQRRIEQLQKNQDLDMLKAELVELNLELVDKAILIVNSAIANQIDWSEINSIVKEAQTQGDQVACAIGGLKLETNHITMHLRNPYDFSDSDSDFDEEEDDKKTKKKKKKKGPKFTKVDINLALSAYANARSFYDKKKFSSKKEQKTIDASEKALKSAERKTKETLKEVETTTRIKKARKTYWFEKFFWFISSENYLVIGGRDQQQNELVVKRHLEQGDLYVHADLHGATSVVIKNPTGQPVPPKTLNEAGCMAVSYSAAWEAKIVTSAWWVHQSQVSKTAPTGEYLTTGSFMIRGKKNFLPPCYLMMGFGFMFKLDETCIENHLNERRVRTVEDTESVGDAEVEEEISVQDEDSDREDNDQTSSAAQQTTHQEEDEDAEASLFPDTSIDLQLTREGKIQLQRGTSRSSSRRDSEDSDVAPLEENRQIASKQRLSAKQRRDNRKNAKQSGGDSLAEVDDQDENTEDRRGDAQENKKSSKASQQQQHQQQQQQQQQQQQPKRGKKAKLKKIKEKYGEQDEEERQMKMEILASAGPAKESKADKRKKEKKGNRAGGANRPVSGKPNNRNTQSTSAQSEQNKGLLDPEKNGQTEVLGKTSENELDFPDNPAINPGNNEQATEVLGKTTENERDFPDHATSANCESGPSKNSNESIIINDYERTNEDEASLGKPSQDGDEKNLSSAVEHTNEEKDNAGVVKTEGTTTSVNENDHIMVGSDEEAEDLATKESVSLLDSLTGCPISEDILLFAVPVCAPYTAVQNFKYKVKLTPGTARRGKAAKTALGTFLFSKEATQLEKDLIKSLKDNDLSRYIPGKVKVSAPNLQKNKKK; encoded by the exons ATGAAATCGAGATTTACGACCGTTGATATTTGTGCGATAATAACAGAACTAAGAGAAAG CCTCCTTGGAATGAGAGTGGCCAATGTGTATGACATAGATAACAAGACCTACCTCATCAGATTAGGAAA GACTGACACAAAAGTCATGTTATTGATTGAATCTGGTAACAGGATTAATACAACGGACTTTGAGTGGCCAAAAAATATGATGCCATCTGGATTTTCAATGAAG tgccgCAAGCATATCCGTTCTCGTCGCCTTGTGAACATTACTCAGCTGGGTGTTGATCGGATTGTTGATTTACAGTTTGGTTCAGATGAAGCTGCCTATCATTTGATTGTTGAACTTTATGACAGG GGAAATGTTGTGCTTACTGATTTTGAATACACCATTCTGAGCCTCCTACGAACAAGAACAGATACAGAGGATGTAAGATTTGCAGTGCGTGAAAAATATCCAATTCATTCTGCTAGACAAAGAGAACCAATGATGAATCAAGAAAG aCTTGGTGAAATATTAGCAGAGTGTAAGGAAGGCACTGAGTTAAAGAAGATTTTAAATCCTCATTTTG TTTATGGTGCTGCTCTCATAGAGCATTGTCTCATAGAAGAAGGATTCCCTGGAAATGTGAAGACTGGAGCCGAATTTGACATTGACCATG ACCTTCCCAGGGTAATGGCAGCATTGAAGAGAGCAGACGGTTTTCTGGATATTGCCCTTACAGAAAAATGCAAG GGTGTTATAGTTCaaaaacgagaaaagaagccttCCAGCATGGCGACTGACAAAGGCACACAAGATGAGCTATTAAC GTATCAAGAATTTTACCCATTTTTACTAGAACAACACAAGAAAGGCCCATATGTAGAGTTTCCATCCTTTGACAAG GCTGTGGATGAGTTTTTCTCAAAGATGGAAGGACAAAAGATTGACTTAAAGGCACTGTCCCAAGAAAAAACGGCACTTAAAAAACTAGAAAATGTTAGGAATGATCATCAGAGAAGAATTGAGCAGTTACAAAAGAATCAG GACCTTGATATGCTTAAAGCTGAGCTGGTGGAGCTGAATTTGGAACTG GTTGACAAGGCCATCTTGATTGTTAATAGCGCCATTGCCAATCAAATTGACTGGTCCGAAATCAACAGTATTGTTAAAGAAGCTCAGACACAGGGTGACCAGGTGGCCTGTGCAATTGGAGGGCTAAAACTGGAAACCAACCATATCACCATGCATCTCAG AAATCCGTATGATTTTTCCGATTCTGATTCTGACTTTGATGAGGAAGAAGACGacaaaaaaaccaaaaagaaaaagaagaaaaag GGCCCCAAGTTTACCAAGGTCGATATTAACCTTGCTTTATCAGCATATGCTAACGCACGAAG TTTTTATGACAAGAAAAAGTTCTCttccaaaaaagaacaaaagacgATAGACGCATCAGAAAAG gcTTTGAAATCAGCAgaacgaaaaacaaaagaaactcttAAAGAAGTGGAAACAACGACTAGAATAAAGAAAGCAAGGAAGACCTACTGGTTTGAAAAGTTCTTCTGGTTTATCAGTTCAGAAAACTACCTAGTTATCGGCGGCCGCGATCAGCAACAAAATGAGCTGGTAGTGAAAAGACACTTGGAACAAG GTGACCTGTACGTTCACGCAGATCTTCACGGCGCTACCAGCGTCGTAATAAAGAACCCTACAGGCCAGCCCGTCCCTCCAAAGACCTTGAACGAGGCAGGATGCATGGCAGTATCCTACAGCGCTGCCTGGGAAGCCAAGATAGTGACGTCAGCATGGTGGGTACATCAATCACAGGTGTCTAAAACAGCACCCACAGGAGAGTACCTCACCACAGGGAGCTTCATGATAAGGGGCAAAAAGAACTTTTTACCTCCATGTTACTTGATGATGGGCTTTGGATTCATGTTCAAATTGGACGAAACTTGTATTGAAAATCACTTGAATGAGAGACGAGTCCGAACTGTGGAAGATACCGAGTCTGTCGGG GACGCAGAAGTCGAAGAAGAGATTTCAGTGCAGGACGAAGACAGTGACCGGGAGGATAACGATCAAACAAGCTCGGCTGCACAACAAACAACACATCAGGAAGAGGATGAAGATGCAGAGGCAAGTCTGTTCCCTGACACAAGCATCGATCTGCAGCTCACTAGAGAAGGAAA AATTCAACTTCAGCGGGGAACAAGTAGAAGTAGCAGTCGAAGAGACAGTGAAGACAGTGACGTTGCTCCACTGGAAGAAAATAGACAG ATTGCAAGTAAACAGCGCCTGTCAGCAAAACAAAGAAG aGACAACCGAAAGAATGCCAAACAAAGTGGAGGGGATTCTCTGGCGGAGGTTGACGATCAAGACGAGAACACTGAAGACAGACGAGGAGACGCACAGGAAAATAAG AAATCTAGTAAAGCAAGTCAACAGCAGCAGCaccagcagcagcagcaacaacaacaacaacagcaacaacccAAGAGAGGAAAAAAG GCAAAACTTAAAAAGATTAAGGAGAAATATGGCGAACAGGATGAAGAAGAAAGACAGATGAAGATGGAAATATTGGCg TCTGCTGGTCCTGCAAAGGAGAGCAAAGCCgacaaaaggaagaaagaaaagaagggtaACAGAGCAGGAGGGGCCAACAGGCCGGTCAGCGGTAAACCCAACAACAGAAACACGCAGTCAACCAGTGCTCAGTCAGAACAAAATAAGGGACTCTTAGATCCGGAAAAAAACGGTCAAACGGAGGTGCTTGGCAAGACAAGCGAAAATGAACTAGACTTTCCGGATAATCCTGCCATTAATCCGGGAAATAACGAACAAGCTACGGAGGTGCTCGGCAAGACGACTGAAAATGAACGAGACTTTCCGGATCATGCTACCAGTGCTAATTGCGAAAGTGGGCCGAGTAAAAACAGCAATGAAAGTATAATTATTAACGACTATGAAAGAACAAATGAAGACGAAGCGTCTTTAGGGAAACCTAGCCAGGATGGTGATGAAAAGAATCTTTCAAGCGCTGTAGAACATACAAACGAGGAAAAAGACAATGCCGGGGTTGTGAAGACCGAAG GCACCACTACTTCTGTTAATGAAAACGATCATATTATG GTTGGTTCGGATGAGGAAGCAGAAGATCTGGCCACAAAA gaGTCCGTATCTCTCCTTGATTCTTTGACAGGTTGTCCCATTTCTGAAGATATTCTATTGTTTGCAGTTCCAGTCTGTGCACCATACACGGCTGTTCAAAATTTCAA GTATAAAGTAAAACTCACTCCAGGAACAGCTCGCAGAGGAAAAG